The genomic segment ATCAGCGCTGGAGGTCGAATAAATTTCCAGATTATTGAGGATCGGATCTTCCAGTTCGCTGATTTGATAGCGGCTCACATCGCCGGACCATTCCACGCGCACGGTCAATTTCAGCGTTCGATTGAGCGGCACCTGTTTTCGATCTACTGTGCTCGTAATGCGAATTTCCGATGAAACTGTCGCAGCCGTTGAATCCTGCGCTTGAGCGGAAAAATTAAAAAACGCCATGAATAGCAGTAGCAAAAAAATAATCGACAAAGCAGACGCGATTTTCTTCATCGTACCCTCTTGTAAATTATCCAAATAATGTGACGAATCACGCAGTCAAAAAGTTTTAATTGAAAGAAAAAAACAGGCAGCTTTTTGAAAAACTGTGCTGTGAGGCAAAAGAAAATATCATTGTGAGCCTTGTGCAATACTCAAAATGATAGCCAACGTTTCCGAGAACAACATGATGGTGCTCGCTGCATTTTCGGGGCGGAAACAATTTTCTCCGCCGTTTTCAACGGAACCGTTATTTCGTATCCGCCTTATCGCTCTGAAAAAGATCGATTTCATTAATATCCTGGCCTAAATGATCCAACTCCCATTTGACGGAAGTCACCAATTCGTGATTCGGATATTTTTCGATGAATTTTTCATAATAGACTTTGGCACTGTCCAGATTTTTGATGTTATTCGCAAAATGGAAGCCAATCATAAAAAGCGACTGGGCGGCAATTGGGCTATCGGGGCGAATCTGAATGAGTCTTTCGTGGGCGCGGACGGCTTGCTCATAATCACTCAAATTGTTAGAGTAAATCTGACCAATTTGGAAGAGAACCGAATCCACTTCCGACGCCTGAGGATATTCCTGTACTAATTTATTCAGCGTTTCAACCGCCTTGGCAAAATCCTCAGCTTTTTCGAAACTGAGCGCTTCGGCTAAAAGCTGCTCTTTCGTCTTCTTTTGACCGCAGCTAACGATAATGGAAACAAATAACAGAAAAATAATACCAACAGTAGCGACGCGTTTCATAAGTGAACCTCCCTAAATAGTGTTGTTCAGCGGTTCTGGTATCCAATTGGTGGATGAATTGTGAATTGCCCTAATTTTAAAATTTCAAATATGATAAAGCAAAAAATGTTAACAAAATTTCAACTTCTATCATTTCAAAAAGTTCCGCCCGCAAAATTTATTTGTCGTAAGCACCGGACGCCAACGGGACAAATTCAAAATAACAAAAGACACTAAAAATGGCTTGATCAAATAACTATTCAATCAAGCCATTGGTTTCATTTTTTTTGAAATTTTTTTTAGGAGAAAATGAAATAACAAAATTGACGCTGCGCTATTTCATGGTTTTTTGTTGAGTTGTGTAACGTCGAATTCGACAAGAATTCGGTCGCTGTTTTTGGCAAATTTTGTGGCTGGCGAGACGTATCCTGATTTTTCCGGTTTCCCGACGCGAAATGCGCGAATCAATTTCAACAGTAAAATCAGCGCGACTGTTCCTGCCAGCACCGGTAAAATCATTTGATTGAAACCAATGAAAAAGAAAATTAACTGCATCACGAACCAATTGAGCGATTGGTGTTGCTGACGGAGCGCCATCGGCGGCTTTTCGTTGAGTGCAATTTTCATTGTCTGTTTTGCTCGCAGACGAAAAATGGACCCTTGGTCGGGAATAATCAGATCCGTACTTTTGATCTTTTCGAGAGGTCGAAACTCCAACGCGCGATTGACCAATGCTAATTCCTCAGCAAACTCAGTCGTGCCATAGTAGCGTTCTGATAGTTGGCGAAAAAAATCGTCCCGAGACATCGCGCCCACCGTTAACGATTTGCCCCATTTTGCCCGATGCACGCCGGTTATTTTTGACCCGAAACTAACAAATGACGCCATCGCCACCAAAAGTAAAATCATTTTTATCCGCATCACATCCTCCGCATTTTTTCCCGGACAAAATGCAAAGCTAATGCCAGCGCTGAACGATTCTCTTGTCTAATGTGATAACTAATTGATTATTATTAAATTAAACAATTGTTTTTTCAAAACTTCTTCTTTGAAATGTAGTTACAAATGACGACCAATCGGGTAAAATTTGCTCCGTTAGCATTTTTGGCATTGCTAACTGACTAATTCCAATTAAATTAAATGTACTTTCAAAACAGGTAATTTTTACACCCATAATTTGGCCGACACAGGGAATTTGTTACACAATTTGGCGAGAAATCAAAAATTAGCGAGGAAACGCAGGGATTTAAAAATCATTTTTTTATCAGACGCACGCGAATCACTCGGCGTTGATCCGCTTTTTCAATTTTAATGCGGTAACGTTCCGTGTCCAAAACTTCTCCTTCTTTTGCAATATGTCCCAATTGCTCAATGACAAAGCCGCCGATGGTGGAGTATGACTCTTGCTCGGGAAGATTCAAATTGAATTTTTCGTTTATCTCGTCGATTTCGGCGCGCGCGTCGATACTGATGGTGTTAGCATTCAGCCGGCGGTACATTTTTTCGTGGTCGATATCGAATTCGTCATAAATTTCTCCGACCAGTTCCTCAACCAGGTCCTCGACAGTAATCAGCCCGGCTGTGCCGCCGTACTCGTCCAGCACAATGGCGATACTCATTTTCTTTTGTTTGAATTCTACTAATAACCTGAAGGCCGGTTTTGAATCCGGAACAAAAATTGGTTCTTTCAAAATTTCACGCAGCGATTCAGGTTCGGTCAGGAGGTCTTTGGCGTAAACGATGCCAATGATATTGTCGATGGAATCTTCGTAAACGGGCAAGCGGGAGAAGCCAGATTTGCTAAAAGCAGTGCTCAATCTTTCAATGGAAATATTTTTCGGAACCGCAACAATCTCGGTTCTCGGCACCATGGAATCCTTCAACCGCGTCTTGCGAAGATCAAAAATTCTGCCGATCAGACGGCTCTCTTTGGATTTAATGGCGCCGCCTTTCTCGCTTTCACGCAGCACTCTGACGATGTCTTTTCTGGTGAAAACCGTCTGGAAATCGGCTTGCGTCTTCAAGTTTAACCTTTTGAGAAAAAAATTAGTGAAACCCAACAACAGGAAATTGACGGGCGCAAACAGAAATTTAAAAATTTTCAGCAGCGCCCCGGTCAGCGGCAGCAGTTGATTGGAAAATTCCTGCCCCAGAGATTTGGGAATAATTTCGCCGAACAGCAGCAGCGCGCTCGTGGAAATCAACACGATGACAAATTCATCGACCGAATTTTTCAGCGACAAAACTACCAGAGTGGAAAAAAGCACGCTGGACAAATTTGTACCCACCAACGTGGTAACAATAAAAGTTTCCGGCTTACTGATAAAATGATAAATTCGGCGGATGCTTTTCACGCGTCGGCGAAAGAGGATTTCGCTACGAAGCCGACTCGCCGACAAAAAGACAGTCTCTGTCCCGGAGAAATAGGCCGACATCAGCAAAGCGAAAAAAATCAGCCCTAAATGTATTTCCAGCGAACTCATCTCTATTTTCACAAAAAAGTTAATTTATCAGACGTCACTTCAACTAATTGGTTTTTGAAATCATCCGCAATCGAACGGCGCACAGAAACGAGCAGTTGGCTGGCTTGACCATATCGCGAATCTTCTACTCTTGCGTCGAATTGAGAGAGCGCGCGCATCACGGCGCCGGTCAAATCATACGGAAAAACAATGCGAAAACTCTCGTAAATGTACCGCTTCTCAATCCGGCAATTCTCCAGCGCCGCACGCGTGCAATCGGAATAGGCGCGAATCAAACCGCCTTTCCCCAACTTGGTCCCGCCAAAATATCTGGTCGCGACCACGGCGACGAAATTGAGACCTTGTCCCTGAATGACCGAGAGAATGGGCTGTCCCGCTGTGCCGGCAGGCTCGCCGTCATCATGGAAACGGCTGATTTGCTGCGGCGGAAATCCGACGACATAGGCGAAACAGTTGTGCGTTGCGTTGTGGTAATGATTAGAAATTTTGTGAATAAAATCTCTCGCTGCTTGTTCGTCGGCGATCTGAGCCGCTGTGCCAATAAAGCGAGATCCTTTGATTTTTATCTCCGCTGGTTTCGCGGCGACAATGGTAAAATATTCATCGTCTTTTTTCATGCGGCGTATTTCCGAAATACAAAAAAGGGCTACCTTCGCGAGATAGCCCTTTCCCATGAGCGGGGTCGACGGGGCTCGAACCCGCGACCTCCGGCTTGACAGGCCGGTGTGCTAACCAGGCTGCACCACGACCCCGTTCGTTCTCATTTTTGGACACCGACTCCAAGCCAGCGCCTCATATTGATGTGGGCGGTACTGGGCTCGAACCAGTGACCCCCTGCTTGTAAGGCAGGTACTCTAAACCAACTGAGCTAACCGCCCAGGATTTATCGCCATGTTTTTAATTTTCAAATCTGAAATTACTACTGCTGATTTTCCGCAATGCCTTCTTTGGGTTCGCTGACTGCTGCCGTTTTTCTGTGATAAATAATCGCCAATGGAAACAGCACACAATAGCTCACGACAAGCAGAATCGGCGC from the Calditrichota bacterium genome contains:
- a CDS encoding tetratricopeptide repeat protein → MKRVATVGIIFLLFVSIIVSCGQKKTKEQLLAEALSFEKAEDFAKAVETLNKLVQEYPQASEVDSVLFQIGQIYSNNLSDYEQAVRAHERLIQIRPDSPIAAQSLFMIGFHFANNIKNLDSAKVYYEKFIEKYPNHELVTSVKWELDHLGQDINEIDLFQSDKADTK
- a CDS encoding HlyC/CorC family transporter produces the protein MSSLEIHLGLIFFALLMSAYFSGTETVFLSASRLRSEILFRRRVKSIRRIYHFISKPETFIVTTLVGTNLSSVLFSTLVVLSLKNSVDEFVIVLISTSALLLFGEIIPKSLGQEFSNQLLPLTGALLKIFKFLFAPVNFLLLGFTNFFLKRLNLKTQADFQTVFTRKDIVRVLRESEKGGAIKSKESRLIGRIFDLRKTRLKDSMVPRTEIVAVPKNISIERLSTAFSKSGFSRLPVYEDSIDNIIGIVYAKDLLTEPESLREILKEPIFVPDSKPAFRLLVEFKQKKMSIAIVLDEYGGTAGLITVEDLVEELVGEIYDEFDIDHEKMYRRLNANTISIDARAEIDEINEKFNLNLPEQESYSTIGGFVIEQLGHIAKEGEVLDTERYRIKIEKADQRRVIRVRLIKK
- a CDS encoding YigZ family protein; amino-acid sequence: MKKDDEYFTIVAAKPAEIKIKGSRFIGTAAQIADEQAARDFIHKISNHYHNATHNCFAYVVGFPPQQISRFHDDGEPAGTAGQPILSVIQGQGLNFVAVVATRYFGGTKLGKGGLIRAYSDCTRAALENCRIEKRYIYESFRIVFPYDLTGAVMRALSQFDARVEDSRYGQASQLLVSVRRSIADDFKNQLVEVTSDKLTFL